In the genome of Solibacillus silvestris, one region contains:
- a CDS encoding peptidase M20 has translation MSHLEKLDGYFTENRERHLAELNEFLRIPSISALSEHKADMLSAANWLADHLKSLNIENVSVDETAGHPVVYGEWLHAEGKPTILFYGHYDVQPVDPLNLWETPPFEPAIRDNKLFARGSSDDKGQVFMHLKMIEALFATEGTLPVNVKFIYEGEEEIGSPSLPKYTEDNKEKLAADLIVISDTGLYAKGKPAVCYGLRGLTGVQIDVRGAKGDLHSGLYGGGVQNAIHALAEILASFRDEHGTIQVEGFYDSVRPLSEEERQAYRDLNFDEEALKEEVGVKELFGEAGYSYLEQTWARPTLEVNGVFGGFSGEGIKTVLPAEAGAKITCRLVPDQDPEEIVSLLKAHIEKHKPTGVEVTISEFDKGKPYLTPFDHPAIQAAGRSYEKVYEVPTAYTRGGGSIPIVAAFDEILGLPVVLMGFGLSSENFHAPNEHFHLENFDQGLRVLGDYMHEVATIKF, from the coding sequence ATGAGTCATTTAGAAAAGTTAGACGGTTACTTTACGGAAAACCGTGAACGTCATTTAGCGGAGTTAAACGAATTTTTACGTATTCCTAGTATTTCTGCTTTATCTGAGCACAAGGCAGATATGTTGTCAGCGGCAAACTGGCTGGCGGACCACTTAAAATCATTAAACATCGAAAACGTATCAGTAGATGAAACAGCGGGTCATCCGGTCGTTTATGGGGAATGGCTTCATGCTGAAGGCAAACCGACAATTCTGTTCTACGGTCATTATGATGTACAACCAGTTGATCCATTAAACTTATGGGAAACACCTCCTTTTGAACCGGCCATCCGCGACAATAAACTGTTTGCACGTGGTTCTTCGGATGATAAAGGACAAGTGTTCATGCATTTAAAAATGATCGAAGCATTATTTGCGACAGAAGGTACATTACCGGTAAACGTGAAATTCATTTACGAAGGTGAAGAGGAAATCGGCAGTCCGTCTCTTCCGAAGTATACAGAAGACAATAAAGAAAAATTAGCGGCTGACTTAATCGTCATTTCCGATACAGGTCTATACGCAAAAGGAAAACCCGCAGTATGCTATGGCTTACGCGGACTAACAGGTGTGCAGATTGATGTGCGCGGTGCAAAAGGTGACCTGCACTCTGGCCTTTATGGCGGTGGTGTTCAAAACGCGATCCATGCACTTGCAGAAATTTTAGCTTCTTTCCGTGATGAGCACGGGACAATTCAAGTGGAAGGCTTCTATGATTCAGTTCGTCCCCTATCGGAAGAAGAGCGCCAAGCTTACCGTGATTTGAACTTTGATGAAGAAGCATTAAAAGAAGAAGTCGGTGTGAAAGAATTATTCGGTGAAGCTGGCTATTCTTACTTGGAACAAACATGGGCACGTCCAACATTGGAAGTAAACGGTGTATTCGGCGGCTTCTCTGGTGAAGGCATTAAAACAGTTTTACCTGCTGAAGCGGGTGCAAAAATTACATGCCGCTTAGTACCGGATCAAGACCCTGAGGAAATCGTTTCTTTACTGAAAGCGCATATTGAAAAGCATAAACCAACTGGTGTCGAAGTGACGATTTCTGAATTTGATAAAGGAAAACCTTACTTAACACCATTCGATCACCCGGCAATTCAGGCGGCAGGTCGTTCATATGAAAAAGTATATGAAGTACCTACAGCTTATACGCGCGGTGGCGGATCAATCCCGATCGTTGCAGCATTCGATGAAATTTTAGGTTTGCCTGTAGTGTTAATGGGCTTCGGTCTTTCAAGCGAAAACTTCCATGCACCAAACGAACACTTCCATCTTGAAAACTTCGACCAAGGCTTGCGAGTACTTGGCGATTACATGCATGAAGTAGCAACAATTAAATTTTAA
- a CDS encoding ammonia monooxygenase: MLLVFVIALFGALLFSTLSFPIPWLIGPIFSVLVAQFFIKDRLRWPAVLRNTGLVIVGVAIGQQFDFSLFSDFKSLLFFMVIVNVLLFAFCLGIAWVIARSTGLTFKTAVAANVPGGLSQLVLFAEEEGDVHLTAVTYFHIVRVLGVVLLIPFLVSGHVVGGASIPLTWDVWQVILVILLAAVAVPLGRKLKLPVAHFLTPIIIVIGLKFFGIEAPTMPSDVLHIAQILIGAYIGLLLKPETLRLPLNVLIGGIASTVAMIILTYGTSLLIARFLDLSFATSFLSTAPGGLDQMGLLAAAVKADISVVTVFQLFRLLFIFLCVLPIIKWVYREREESVQQ, encoded by the coding sequence ATGCTTCTTGTATTCGTCATTGCACTTTTTGGGGCACTTCTATTCTCCACGCTTTCATTTCCGATTCCATGGCTGATCGGTCCTATTTTTTCGGTGCTGGTTGCACAGTTTTTCATTAAAGATAGGCTGCGATGGCCGGCTGTTTTGCGAAATACAGGACTTGTAATCGTCGGTGTCGCAATTGGTCAGCAATTTGATTTCTCACTATTTTCCGATTTCAAATCCTTGCTGTTTTTTATGGTCATCGTGAATGTTCTATTGTTTGCGTTTTGTTTAGGTATTGCATGGGTGATTGCTCGATCAACGGGTCTTACATTTAAAACAGCCGTCGCTGCCAATGTGCCAGGTGGATTATCTCAGCTTGTATTGTTTGCAGAAGAAGAAGGGGACGTCCATTTAACAGCAGTCACTTATTTTCATATTGTGCGTGTGTTGGGGGTCGTGCTGCTCATTCCGTTTTTAGTATCTGGTCACGTTGTTGGGGGGGCGAGTATTCCGTTAACATGGGATGTTTGGCAAGTGATCTTGGTCATTTTGCTCGCTGCTGTTGCCGTTCCGCTTGGCAGAAAATTAAAGCTGCCTGTCGCGCACTTTTTAACGCCAATCATCATTGTTATCGGATTAAAATTCTTTGGAATTGAAGCGCCGACAATGCCAAGTGATGTTCTTCATATTGCGCAAATTTTAATCGGTGCCTATATCGGGCTGTTATTAAAGCCGGAAACATTGCGTCTTCCATTGAATGTTTTGATCGGTGGGATTGCCAGTACGGTTGCGATGATTATTCTCACATACGGCACAAGCTTGCTCATAGCCCGGTTTTTAGATTTAAGTTTTGCAACAAGCTTTTTAAGTACAGCACCTGGTGGACTCGATCAAATGGGGCTTTTAGCGGCTGCGGTTAAGGCGGATATTTCCGTTGTAACGGTTTTCCAGCTGTTTCGTTTGCTGTTTATATTCTTATGTGTATTACCTATTATTAAGTGGGTTTACCGAGAGCGGGAAGAGTCTGTACAACAATGA
- a CDS encoding multidrug resistance protein SMR, whose amino-acid sequence MGWIFVILAAILETIGVIGLKKFSTSKKPKDLVTLVAGFGSAFYFLYASFEYLQVSIAYAVWIGLGTTAAVIINMLFFGESRSIGRMVAVFVIVIGVSGLKYVS is encoded by the coding sequence TTGGGATGGATATTTGTAATTTTAGCTGCAATATTAGAAACAATTGGGGTTATTGGACTTAAGAAATTTAGTACCTCGAAGAAGCCGAAAGATTTAGTAACACTTGTTGCGGGTTTCGGTAGTGCTTTTTACTTTTTATATGCATCTTTTGAATATTTGCAGGTAAGTATTGCTTACGCTGTTTGGATTGGTCTTGGAACAACAGCAGCAGTCATTATTAATATGCTTTTTTTCGGCGAGTCAAGGAGCATAGGAAGAATGGTGGCTGTGTTTGTGATTGTTATTGGAGTTTCCGGATTAAAATATGTTTCATAG
- a CDS encoding protoheme IX farnesyltransferase yields the protein MQTQSNRQLWAQAVKTGIIKSNLIPMIAALMLALYTYELNFIDHIPAIIYAIIGSAAVIAAAGAYNNVYDRDIDQIMPRTKTRPTVTGELSAKLVLIVATILLILGCTALYLASPLAALLGFLGVFFYVVPYTMWTKRRTIWNTEVGSISGAMPPLIGWAAVAPDLWHPAAWALFLIMVIWQMPHFYAIAIRKKEDYAAANIPMLPVAKGEKRTYIQSNIYLVLLILSSFLFLPLSLGLTIVSLVLGVIWLCMSIAASKKQGEKKWANIMFGYSLFHMMAVFGTVFIYATVGMILNAL from the coding sequence ATGCAAACGCAATCGAATCGACAGTTGTGGGCGCAAGCAGTGAAGACCGGCATTATAAAATCTAACTTAATTCCGATGATCGCGGCATTAATGCTCGCCCTGTATACGTATGAATTAAATTTTATTGATCATATTCCCGCTATTATTTATGCAATTATTGGTTCTGCGGCTGTTATAGCTGCAGCAGGTGCATATAATAACGTCTATGACCGGGATATTGATCAAATTATGCCCCGTACAAAAACTCGTCCAACCGTTACTGGAGAACTTTCTGCGAAGTTAGTGCTAATCGTTGCGACGATTTTATTAATACTAGGATGTACGGCGCTTTATTTAGCATCACCGTTAGCTGCTTTGTTAGGGTTTTTAGGTGTATTTTTCTATGTTGTCCCTTATACAATGTGGACAAAACGCCGTACAATCTGGAATACAGAAGTTGGTAGTATTTCAGGCGCTATGCCCCCACTCATTGGATGGGCAGCCGTCGCTCCGGATCTGTGGCATCCGGCTGCATGGGCGCTGTTTCTAATTATGGTCATTTGGCAAATGCCTCATTTTTATGCCATTGCCATTCGTAAAAAAGAGGATTACGCCGCGGCGAATATCCCAATGCTACCTGTAGCAAAAGGGGAAAAGCGCACATATATTCAGTCGAATATTTATCTCGTGCTGCTAATTTTATCGAGCTTTTTGTTTTTACCGCTTAGCTTAGGTTTAACAATCGTTTCACTTGTCCTTGGTGTCATTTGGCTATGCATGAGTATTGCTGCGTCAAAAAAACAAGGTGAGAAGAAGTGGGCGAATATTATGTTCGGTTATTCGCTCTTCCATATGATGGCTGTATTTGGGACAGTCTTTATTTATGCAACAGTTGGCATGATTTTAAATGCGCTTTAA
- a CDS encoding TetR family transcriptional regulator, with the protein MNKKQKIIEATIEQFINKGVEGTKISDIVKAAGIAQGTFYLYFPSKFSVMPEIAKYAVDEIMKSIEENVNLDESFDQKIEQLIKAVFQINEQKKELFAILYAGLAQSEHLKQWESIYAPFYEWVYNFLNEALQKGEIRSTIDASRTSRILIGLFESTAEQLYLYDSTTTEEIQAQYEELVKFTKSALK; encoded by the coding sequence TTGAATAAAAAACAAAAAATTATTGAAGCAACAATTGAGCAATTTATAAATAAAGGTGTAGAAGGCACAAAAATTTCAGATATAGTTAAGGCCGCTGGAATTGCTCAAGGCACATTTTATTTGTACTTCCCTTCAAAATTTTCAGTCATGCCTGAAATTGCTAAATATGCTGTAGATGAAATTATGAAAAGTATCGAAGAAAATGTTAATTTAGATGAATCTTTTGACCAAAAAATTGAGCAACTTATTAAAGCAGTGTTCCAAATTAATGAGCAGAAAAAAGAGCTGTTTGCGATTTTATATGCAGGTCTTGCACAAAGTGAACATTTAAAACAATGGGAATCAATATATGCGCCGTTCTATGAGTGGGTGTATAATTTCTTGAATGAAGCATTGCAAAAAGGCGAAATTCGTTCGACTATTGATGCTTCACGTACATCGCGAATTTTAATCGGCTTATTCGAGTCGACAGCGGAGCAATTATATCTATATGATTCTACGACAACTGAAGAAATTCAGGCCCAATATGAGGAACTTGTTAAATTTACGAAAAGCGCATTGAAATAG
- a CDS encoding RNA polymerase subunit sigma-70, producing the protein MNELLTTIYDEYNRYIYHLCLKLTRNQNEAEDLMQEVWVKVVRYEESVSKVDHVKAWLTTITMNTFRDRYRKNVRRSKYMMNQPEQLDVPILDLVPNNDFTTEELVEKTEITKIVQEKMAQLDSIYQKTLWYFYVDQFSLAEISELMKVSIGTVKSRLFRAKARLKEILLSDNGVAEAVLA; encoded by the coding sequence ATGAATGAATTATTAACGACTATTTATGATGAATACAACCGCTACATTTACCATCTTTGTTTAAAGCTTACACGCAATCAAAACGAAGCAGAAGATTTAATGCAGGAAGTTTGGGTAAAAGTTGTACGCTATGAAGAATCAGTATCAAAAGTAGACCATGTAAAAGCATGGCTTACAACAATTACGATGAATACATTCCGCGACCGCTATCGCAAAAATGTACGTCGCAGTAAATACATGATGAATCAACCTGAACAATTAGACGTACCGATTTTAGATTTGGTTCCCAACAATGATTTTACGACAGAAGAACTTGTGGAAAAAACAGAAATCACAAAAATCGTGCAGGAGAAAATGGCACAGCTTGATAGCATTTACCAAAAAACATTATGGTATTTCTATGTGGACCAATTCTCATTAGCCGAAATTTCCGAATTGATGAAAGTGTCAATCGGTACGGTGAAATCTCGTCTATTCCGCGCAAAAGCACGCTTAAAAGAAATTTTACTATCCGATAATGGTGTCGCAGAAGCAGTATTGGCTTAG
- a CDS encoding septum site-determining protein → MYWSKIAATDEEFDAIAALNYETFVEEIPQHEPNPLRRLIDKFHDENVYVIVYKNTEMVGMVAFRDTRPFSIDRKIGNVEKYLDAEVCEHLCEIRLLAVKKNHRNGRVFTKLATAIYRYFYDAGYTACVISGTVREEKMYTQMGFRQFASAVGTEEARYLPMVLTRQDSAVFRERLREQNRVFFPGPVALENPLIPSTISHRSVKFQQELDDMKSGLCKLAKANYVIPLVGTGTLANDAMLGQLKSEFPHEAGLVLVNGEFGQRLHNQAKQWGLHIEKIDVGWGNPFDIAEIEAYLHKGGYRYILFVHGETSNSTLNPLDSLGELAEKYEIKLCADCISSFGSMPFSMQGLHYATAVSGKALGTVAGLAFIFCKEQPISSDAPLYLNLPYYIEKQIPFTLPHSFVEAVSDVLKLYPERFEVLEKRMEAIKNSTLDVTATYPMIATWEHPKMAEILTACELNGFYLHGDSAYLRERNIAQISTIQPNFEKDFKKLNELLTYVMETL, encoded by the coding sequence ATGTACTGGAGTAAAATTGCAGCAACAGATGAAGAATTTGATGCAATCGCAGCATTAAACTATGAAACTTTTGTAGAGGAAATTCCTCAGCATGAGCCCAATCCGTTGCGACGGCTTATCGATAAATTTCATGATGAAAATGTGTATGTAATCGTTTATAAAAATACGGAAATGGTCGGCATGGTCGCATTCCGCGATACACGACCATTTTCAATCGATCGAAAAATCGGGAATGTGGAAAAATACTTGGATGCAGAAGTTTGCGAACATTTATGTGAAATCCGGCTGCTTGCGGTGAAAAAGAATCACCGGAACGGACGTGTTTTTACGAAGCTTGCAACAGCGATCTACCGCTATTTTTATGATGCGGGATATACGGCATGCGTCATTTCCGGTACGGTGCGTGAAGAGAAAATGTATACGCAAATGGGGTTCAGGCAATTTGCGTCAGCTGTTGGGACTGAGGAAGCACGTTATTTGCCAATGGTTTTAACACGGCAGGACAGCGCGGTTTTCCGTGAGCGTCTACGTGAACAGAATAGGGTGTTTTTCCCGGGACCAGTTGCATTGGAAAATCCGCTGATTCCGTCCACCATTTCCCATCGCTCCGTAAAATTCCAGCAGGAGCTTGATGATATGAAAAGCGGGTTATGTAAACTTGCAAAGGCAAATTACGTTATACCACTTGTCGGTACAGGGACACTTGCCAATGATGCGATGCTCGGCCAGCTGAAAAGTGAATTTCCTCATGAAGCCGGACTAGTATTGGTAAATGGGGAATTCGGTCAACGTCTTCATAACCAGGCGAAACAGTGGGGACTACATATTGAAAAGATTGATGTTGGATGGGGAAATCCATTCGATATTGCAGAAATTGAAGCGTATTTACATAAGGGGGGTTATCGATACATTTTATTTGTGCATGGCGAAACATCAAACAGTACATTAAATCCGCTTGACTCGTTAGGAGAGTTGGCGGAAAAATATGAGATAAAGCTATGTGCAGACTGTATTAGTTCGTTTGGTTCCATGCCGTTTTCGATGCAGGGGCTTCACTATGCAACAGCAGTCAGCGGGAAGGCGCTCGGCACTGTGGCGGGACTTGCTTTCATCTTTTGTAAGGAACAACCGATTTCTAGTGATGCACCGCTGTATTTGAATTTGCCTTATTATATTGAAAAGCAAATTCCGTTCACATTGCCGCATAGTTTTGTAGAGGCGGTAAGCGATGTACTAAAGTTGTATCCGGAGCGCTTTGAAGTATTGGAAAAGCGGATGGAGGCAATTAAGAATTCAACGCTTGATGTAACAGCAACTTATCCCATGATCGCTACATGGGAGCACCCAAAAATGGCTGAAATCCTTACTGCATGCGAATTAAATGGTTTTTATCTGCATGGCGACAGCGCATATTTAAGAGAACGCAATATCGCTCAAATCAGCACAATCCAACCGAATTTTGAAAAAGATTTTAAAAAGTTAAATGAATTGCTTACTTATGTAATGGAAACTTTGTAG
- a CDS encoding ligand-binding protein SH3: MKKSWIYVGLTSLCELLWIYGFNVASASWHWAIIIPLITVDFYFLAKACEGLPTGTVYAIFAAIGTIGTALMDVYLFGESFTTLKIVFISIIVIGVMMLNIADTLSERKVEKGAL, encoded by the coding sequence ATGAAAAAGTCATGGATTTATGTAGGGTTAACAAGTTTGTGCGAATTATTATGGATTTACGGCTTCAATGTAGCAAGTGCGTCATGGCATTGGGCAATTATTATCCCACTTATCACTGTTGATTTTTATTTTTTAGCAAAAGCGTGTGAAGGACTACCGACTGGAACAGTTTATGCAATTTTCGCTGCTATTGGGACAATTGGTACGGCATTGATGGATGTTTATTTATTTGGTGAATCCTTTACAACATTGAAAATTGTATTCATAAGTATCATTGTAATAGGTGTGATGATGTTAAATATAGCGGATACATTGTCTGAACGGAAGGTAGAAAAGGGGGCGCTATAA
- a CDS encoding CMP-N-acetylneuraminic acid synthetase has product MQKRKIIWIIEHCEIKGTYPFERAVTLANLLQDEEVILFVKTANEQLLDKLAQTGLNIVKFDRFIELKKKMRELEPHLIIHEGKDTQVEQIEMIKPFCSTIVHFDDFGMGAQLSDCHIVSLFGESHEEPHTHELAGSYAFAVPPNLEKIAHQILEKPDSSIKDSLPHIVVAFEDGDSNNLTYRTLRHLTQLQIPLKISVAIDDEYHHDIDSLKMMALSRKNTVIVQKADALLELMPQADLIICNANYTPYKVAAAGIPCITTAQQDNELNYAFTREMNGFIHIGLGRKMKQSIIQNAVMELLLHEQRRERAVRKQRSLEILTNNEILKNLLLDLAYARHNMAHI; this is encoded by the coding sequence GTGCAAAAAAGAAAAATTATATGGATTATCGAGCATTGTGAGATTAAAGGAACATATCCTTTTGAGCGTGCAGTAACTTTGGCAAATCTGTTGCAGGATGAAGAGGTCATTCTCTTTGTAAAAACTGCAAACGAACAGCTTCTTGATAAATTGGCCCAAACAGGCTTAAATATTGTAAAATTTGATCGTTTTATCGAACTTAAAAAGAAAATGCGTGAATTGGAGCCTCATTTAATTATCCATGAAGGTAAAGATACCCAAGTTGAACAAATTGAAATGATTAAACCGTTTTGCTCGACGATTGTTCATTTTGACGATTTTGGCATGGGTGCACAGCTTAGCGACTGTCATATCGTTTCGTTGTTTGGGGAATCCCATGAAGAGCCGCATACACATGAACTGGCAGGCAGCTATGCGTTTGCCGTCCCGCCAAATTTAGAAAAAATCGCACACCAAATCCTTGAAAAACCTGACAGCTCGATTAAAGATTCGCTACCCCATATTGTTGTCGCATTTGAAGATGGGGATAGCAACAACCTGACTTACCGCACTTTACGCCACTTAACACAATTGCAAATTCCATTAAAAATTTCAGTCGCGATTGACGATGAATACCATCATGACATTGATAGTCTAAAAATGATGGCACTAAGCCGGAAGAATACTGTCATCGTTCAAAAAGCTGATGCCCTGCTCGAGTTGATGCCACAAGCAGACTTGATTATTTGCAATGCCAACTATACACCATACAAAGTGGCAGCAGCCGGGATCCCTTGTATTACAACGGCCCAGCAGGATAATGAGCTGAACTATGCATTCACACGCGAAATGAACGGCTTTATCCATATTGGCCTAGGTCGGAAAATGAAGCAATCCATTATTCAAAATGCCGTGATGGAGCTTTTACTTCATGAGCAGCGCCGTGAACGAGCTGTACGCAAGCAGCGCAGTCTTGAAATTTTAACAAATAATGAAATCCTCAAAAACCTGCTGCTCGATTTAGCTTATGCCCGTCATAATATGGCCCATATTTAA
- a CDS encoding RNA polymerase subunit sigma — MNEHKREQLTELFEQMTSLERKIANQWNSQNQLGFSKSHILILAYLHTDGPKRPSAIAEKLKVTTGGVTVLTTKLIKAGLIEKTQNETDRRASQIHITEAGIEVLERSQQQVDNLFENLFGMLTEDEIKTLTAIFEKCTKF; from the coding sequence ATGAATGAGCATAAACGCGAGCAGTTAACCGAACTTTTTGAACAGATGACATCGTTGGAACGCAAAATTGCTAATCAATGGAACAGTCAAAATCAGTTAGGCTTCTCGAAATCACATATTTTAATTTTGGCTTATTTGCATACAGACGGACCAAAGCGCCCTTCTGCCATTGCAGAAAAGCTGAAAGTGACAACAGGTGGCGTGACTGTTTTGACGACGAAGCTCATTAAGGCGGGGCTCATTGAAAAAACACAAAATGAAACGGATCGCCGCGCTTCGCAAATTCATATTACCGAAGCAGGAATCGAAGTGCTCGAACGCTCTCAACAGCAAGTAGACAATCTTTTCGAAAATCTGTTCGGCATGTTAACAGAAGATGAAATTAAAACTTTAACGGCAATCTTTGAAAAATGTACGAAGTTTTAA
- a CDS encoding histidine kinase: MKNFGGFIGFIFIGLLFIAIIGIAISVEVGILLLVGIEFEGWGNLIWFILIYGVIEFAFVMFSDVLIELKTTQNHRFHKYFAHLLISFTLLMTISLIMESIYLPLYGGIVFAIATATMYWVFDAGSKKGKMRS; this comes from the coding sequence ATGAAGAATTTCGGAGGATTTATAGGCTTTATTTTTATCGGATTACTATTTATAGCGATCATCGGAATCGCAATTTCTGTGGAAGTAGGCATTTTACTGCTTGTCGGAATTGAATTTGAAGGTTGGGGAAACTTAATTTGGTTCATTCTAATTTATGGAGTCATTGAATTTGCGTTTGTTATGTTTTCTGATGTCCTGATTGAATTAAAAACAACGCAAAATCACCGGTTCCACAAATACTTTGCGCACTTACTTATCTCCTTTACGCTTTTAATGACAATTTCACTCATAATGGAATCCATTTACTTGCCTTTATATGGCGGAATTGTCTTTGCCATTGCGACAGCGACAATGTATTGGGTGTTTGATGCAGGCTCAAAAAAAGGAAAGATGAGAAGCTGA
- a CDS encoding heme ABC transporter ATP-binding protein, whose product MAILTVENLGHSFGDRTLFKDVSFRLVEGDHIGLVGANGVGKSTLMSIITGQAIHDEGKVEWLPGTHYGYLDQHTVLTAGRSMRDALRDAFAPLYKKEERLNEISVELGEPDADYDSLLEEMSEIQDALDAGDFYSLDMKIDEIARGLGLDAIGLERDVAALSGGQRTKVLLAKLLLEKPKVLLLDEPTNYLDEEHVTWLKNYLKNYPYAFLLISHDTEFMNNVVDVILHLEFAKMTRYTATYEKFIELAEINKRQHIDAYEKQQEFIKQQEDFIARNKARYSTSGRAKSRAKQLDRMERIDRPETAVKPEFSFKEARTPGRYVVEAEGLVIGYDKEKPLLPPLTFQIERGEKIALVGMNGVGKSTLLKTMLGKVQPLDGKVILGDYLEPSYFEQEVKADKITPIDDVWNAFPSMEQAQVRAALARAGLKTDHITRPLNSLSGGEQAKVRLCKLMMDQTNWLIFDEPTNHLDVDAKEELKRAMKEFKGTIVLVSHEPEFYEGLATKVWNVQDWFTTRETKELNEFK is encoded by the coding sequence ATGGCAATATTAACTGTTGAAAATTTAGGTCATTCATTTGGTGACCGTACGTTATTTAAAGATGTTTCGTTCCGTCTTGTTGAAGGCGATCATATCGGACTTGTTGGTGCAAACGGTGTTGGGAAATCAACATTGATGAGCATCATTACAGGGCAAGCAATTCATGATGAAGGAAAAGTGGAATGGCTGCCTGGCACACATTACGGTTATTTGGATCAGCATACGGTTTTAACTGCCGGCCGTTCAATGCGTGATGCATTACGTGACGCGTTTGCACCTTTATATAAGAAGGAAGAGCGTTTAAATGAAATTTCTGTGGAATTAGGCGAGCCTGATGCAGATTACGACAGCCTATTGGAAGAAATGTCTGAAATCCAGGATGCATTGGATGCCGGTGACTTCTATAGCCTCGATATGAAAATTGATGAGATTGCTCGTGGTTTAGGGTTGGATGCAATCGGCCTGGAGCGTGATGTTGCCGCATTATCTGGTGGACAGCGTACAAAAGTTTTACTTGCTAAGCTTTTACTTGAAAAGCCAAAAGTATTATTACTGGACGAGCCGACGAACTATCTTGATGAAGAGCATGTTACTTGGCTGAAAAACTACTTGAAAAACTATCCGTATGCATTCCTGTTAATTTCGCATGATACGGAATTCATGAACAATGTTGTCGATGTGATTTTACATTTAGAATTTGCTAAAATGACGCGTTACACTGCCACATATGAGAAATTTATTGAGCTTGCTGAAATTAACAAGCGCCAGCATATCGATGCATATGAAAAACAGCAGGAATTTATTAAGCAGCAGGAAGATTTCATTGCGCGCAACAAAGCACGTTACTCAACAAGTGGTCGTGCAAAATCACGTGCGAAGCAGTTGGATCGTATGGAGCGCATTGATCGCCCAGAAACTGCCGTAAAACCGGAGTTCAGCTTTAAAGAAGCGCGTACACCTGGCCGTTACGTAGTGGAAGCGGAAGGTTTGGTAATTGGTTATGATAAAGAAAAACCATTATTGCCGCCACTTACATTCCAAATCGAGCGCGGTGAAAAAATTGCGTTAGTCGGCATGAATGGTGTCGGGAAATCGACATTACTGAAAACAATGTTAGGCAAAGTTCAACCGTTGGACGGTAAAGTGATTTTAGGTGACTATTTGGAGCCATCATACTTCGAACAGGAAGTAAAAGCAGATAAAATCACACCGATCGATGATGTATGGAATGCGTTCCCTTCTATGGAACAAGCACAAGTTCGTGCTGCATTGGCACGTGCCGGTCTAAAAACGGACCATATTACTCGCCCACTGAATTCTCTTTCTGGTGGTGAGCAGGCAAAAGTACGTCTTTGCAAGCTGATGATGGATCAAACAAACTGGCTGATCTTTGACGAACCGACAAACCACTTGGACGTTGATGCGAAAGAAGAGCTTAAACGCGCCATGAAAGAATTCAAAGGTACAATCGTTCTTGTATCGCATGAACCGGAATTCTATGAGGGCTTGGCTACGAAAGTGTGGAACGTGCAAGATTGGTTCACGACGCGTGAAACAAAGGAATTAAACGAATTTAAATAG